The sequence below is a genomic window from Vicinamibacterales bacterium.
GCCAGGCGGCACGCTGTTGTTCATGGAGCACGTCCGCTCGGAGGATCCGAAGCTGGCGAAGTGGCAGGACCGGCTGAACGGCGTCAACCGCTTCGTAGCCTGCGGCTGCAATTGCAACCGCTCGACCGTCGACGCCATCCGCGCCGCAGGCTTCGCGATCACGGCGTTGACGAAAGACACGATCCAGAAGGCGCCGCCCTTCGTCCGTCCGCTCGTGGTCGGCGCTGCCCGGTCTCAGGCTTCGGGGGTCGCGCCCGGCACGAGGACGTAGACGCCGCGCGACGGCGAGGTCGCGAAGCCTTCGGCGACGAGCGCGCGGTTGCCGAGGCCAGCTTCCCAGCGGGGCAGTCCGATCACGCGCGCCAGTTCGCCCGGCACCGTCATCCCCGCACCAGTCAGAAAGCAGCGCGCGATCTCGCGGACGGCGGCGTCGCGCGCGACACGCCGGCGCAACTCGTCGGGGAACCGCCCCACCGCGAGCGTCCAGACATAGGTGAACTTCGGCTGGTAATAGACCTCGCTCGGCACGACCAGCATCGCCGCCTGCAGCTCGTCGAGTGCGCGCGTGAACCGTCCGCGATCGGCGATGCCTGCATCCTGCCGGAGATCCGACGTCGCCATCTCCCATTCACGGCGTAGCACCCGCAGGATCGCCTGTGCGGAGCGGCTCAGGCGGCGCGGCTCGTCGGCGCGCCGTGCGCCCCACACGGCGTGGAAGTAGCGGATCATCCGCGGCGCGATGAACAGCGTCCGCGCGCCGGCGAGTTTGCCGTAGTAGACCCTGCCGCGGCGCACGACCTCGTCCTTGAGCCGCCACGTGTGCGACGCCTCCGGGTCCTTCTGGACGTTACGCGGCATGATCGCGTCGCGGCGGCCGCAGACGGCGACGTAGAGCGACGGACCCGGACGCCGCGCGTCGGTCAGACACGACGCGAAGCCGACCCGCTCGACGAAACGCTCGGCGTCGAAGGCTGTCTCGATCGCCCGCGCGCCCTCACGCTGCCAGCGGACGTCGCGGTAGTCCTCGGCGTCGGGTGAGACCTCGATTCGCGGCATGCGCCGTCCATGCTAGGGTGGGTTGGATGGTGCGCGCAATGCTGGCGGCCGCGGCAGCGATCGCCCTCGGCGCGTCCGCTCCGGCGCCTGCGAGATACCTCGTCAACGAGGACGGCGTCTACGGTTTCGTGGACGCGGCAGGCGGGCGCGTGCTGACGCTGCCGGCCGCCGTCACCGAGGCGCGACCGTTCGCGGGCGGGTTGGCCGCGGTCGCCCGCCGCGAGGCCTCCGGGGTGCGGTGGGGCTTCATCGACGAGCACGGCGCCATGGCGATCCTGCCGCGCTTCGATGCCGCAGGCGACTTCTCCGACGATCGAGCGGCGGTCGTGTTGCACGGGCGGCTCGGCTACATCGACCGGCGCGGCGCGCTGGTGATCGCGCCGCAGTTCGCCGCCGACGCCGACCGGATCGCCGATGCGGCATTCTCGAACGGCCTCGCCGCGGTGACCGACGTCCGTTCGAAGCGGGGCTACATCGACCGGGCCGGCCGGGCCGTCATCGCGTTCCAGTACGCCGTCGCCTTTCCGTTTGCCGGCGATCGCGCGCGGGTGGCGCGGCCAGAGCCGGACGGGGAGGCGCGGTTCGGCTATATCGATCGCGCCGGTCGATGGGTCGTGCCGCCGCGGTTTCAGCAGGCGCGCGACTTCGCCGGGGGGGTCGCCAGTGTCCTCGACGGTTCGCGAGCCGCGTTCATCGATCGCGACGGCCGCACGACCGTGACGCTCGAGGCGCACGATCTCGCGCCGTGCGCCGGCAGCACCGAGGACGGCCTGCCCGGGAGCTTCTCGGAGGGGCTCGCGGCGGTGCGCGTGGGCTGCCTGTGGGGATACATCGATTCGACCGGCGCCACGGTCATTCCACCGGCCTACTTCAGCGCCGGCCGCTTCAGCGGCGGCGTCGCGGCGGTCAACACCGGCGACGCCGCGCTCGCCAAATGGGGATACGTCGACCGCAGCGGGCGGATGGCGATCGCGGCGCGGTTTTCGACGGCGGCCGCGTTCGACGGTCCGTTGGCGCTGGTGCAGATCGGCGGCTCAGATCAGGAGCTGTTGAACCGGGCGCTCCTCCGCGGCCTGGAAGACGACGCCGCCAATCAGACGATCAAGACGCAGGCGAAGGCGGACTTTCACCCGGGCACGCCGATGCGCAAGCCCGAGCTGGCCTACGTCGATGCGACCGGACGGGTCGTCTGGCACCACGCGCGATGAGGCCGCTCCCGCGCATCCTGCGGCGCCGCTCGCGGATTTCCGGCTGGGGCGTCTACGCCGCCCAGCCCATCGAGGAAGACGTTCAGATCGTCGAGTACAAGGGGACGCTCATCACCCAGGCGGAGGCCTGGGAGCGCGAGCAGCGCTACCTGCCGCGCCAGCGGATCTGGATCTTCACGATCGACGATCGCTGGGCGCGCGACGCGGCCTTTGGCGGCAACATCGCGCGCTACGTGAACCACTCGTGCCACCCGAACTGCTACGTCGACATCGAAGGACGGCACATCTGGATCAAGGCGTCGCGGCGCATTCGCACGGGAGAAGAGCTGACCTACGACTACAACACGGACGGCGTGGCCGGGATTGCCTGCCGCTGCCGTCCGCGTTGCCGCCGCGTGATCTGATCGCGATCAGTTGAACCGGTTCTCGAGCCGCATCGCGTTCAGCAGCTTCGCCGCGTCGATGACGCCGAGTCCCGCGCCCGCGTCGTAACCGCTGATGCCCGTGTAGAACCAGTTGTCGCCGCCCGTGATGTCGACGATCGGCGAGAACGGTGACGCGCCGTAGAGACGCTGGAAGCGATACAGCATCGGGTTCCAGAACCCGACGCGGCCATGCGTGCCCTGCGCGGCGAGTGCGCTGATCCCGTTCAGCTGCGGCGCCACGAAACTGGTGCCGCCGAAGCCGTCGATCAGGCCGCCGTCGGTCGACGAGTACACGTAGTAGCCGGTGAACGGATCCGCGTTGAGCGAGATATCCGGCAGGTTGCGGCCCTTGAAATGCGCCGGCAGCTGCAGCAGTGTTTCTCCCTGATAGACGACCGCCTGGCCGGGTTCGGTGCGGCGCACGCCAGGGGTGAACTGCTGATAGGAGGGGCGTGCCCAGTTGACGCTGACGCCGCCGCCGCCGCCGACGGGGAACAGCGACGTGTCCCCCGCAGGGAACGCGCCGATGCCGATCAGGTAGTTCTCGATGTAGTCCCAGCCCCACACCTGCTCGTGCGCGACCACCAGCGTCGGCGTACCGGGTCCGGCGCTGAGCTTGACCGGCGTGGTCGTGCCCCCCGCCGCAGTCATCGCCGGGTCCGCGGCCGGCACGTCGACCGACAGGACGTTATCGACCGGATCGTCGAACGCGTCGTTGATGTCGTAAGCGCCGTTGTCGCCCGACGCTGCGAACAGCGAGACGCCCTGCGCGCCCGCCTCCAGGAACACCTGGTGGAAGGCCTGCAGCTCGCCTGAGCGGTCGACGCCGACGACGGCCTCGGCATAGAACTCTTCCGCGGAGCCCCAGCTCGTCGACAGGCTGTCGGCCAGGTTGTCGGAAATGGCGCGGTAGAACGCGTCCATGAAGCCGGCGGCGCTGTTGGGCGCGTCGTAGACGCGGATCGCGGCGCCCGGTGCCAGGCCGCCCGCCTGCTCGACGTCGAGCGAAGTCTCGCCCGATCCCGCGTCAGCGCTCAGTTCGGCGCCGCCGTCCACGCGGATCTGCGTGATGCG
It includes:
- a CDS encoding WG repeat-containing protein, producing the protein MVRAMLAAAAAIALGASAPAPARYLVNEDGVYGFVDAAGGRVLTLPAAVTEARPFAGGLAAVARREASGVRWGFIDEHGAMAILPRFDAAGDFSDDRAAVVLHGRLGYIDRRGALVIAPQFAADADRIADAAFSNGLAAVTDVRSKRGYIDRAGRAVIAFQYAVAFPFAGDRARVARPEPDGEARFGYIDRAGRWVVPPRFQQARDFAGGVASVLDGSRAAFIDRDGRTTVTLEAHDLAPCAGSTEDGLPGSFSEGLAAVRVGCLWGYIDSTGATVIPPAYFSAGRFSGGVAAVNTGDAALAKWGYVDRSGRMAIAARFSTAAAFDGPLALVQIGGSDQELLNRALLRGLEDDAANQTIKTQAKADFHPGTPMRKPELAYVDATGRVVWHHAR
- a CDS encoding SET domain-containing protein-lysine N-methyltransferase, which produces MRPLPRILRRRSRISGWGVYAAQPIEEDVQIVEYKGTLITQAEAWEREQRYLPRQRIWIFTIDDRWARDAAFGGNIARYVNHSCHPNCYVDIEGRHIWIKASRRIRTGEELTYDYNTDGVAGIACRCRPRCRRVI
- a CDS encoding S53 family peptidase; translated protein: MRSQVRSLFALLAIVAAAGVAGLPGARLTARSLPDRPVRAHAQDLGATAASQIMSASLILKVRHPDDLESLVASTQDPLSPRYHRFLTLDEFVARFAPAASDVAAITRYLRGFGIQVDEVYPNRLLLRVTGTADAFDRAFDLDVHDFVRGSRRYHGPRHTPRIPVLLRDLLVTIVGPGDEPEFHPMHRRAANAALPIRRPFGAMPPAGAIATGVPGDYTVGDAANLYDVNPIYAAHIDGTGQTVGIVTLADFIPADAYTYWNLIGLAVPANRITQIRVDGGAELSADAGSGETSLDVEQAGGLAPGAAIRVYDAPNSAAGFMDAFYRAISDNLADSLSTSWGSAEEFYAEAVVGVDRSGELQAFHQVFLEAGAQGVSLFAASGDNGAYDINDAFDDPVDNVLSVDVPAADPAMTAAGGTTTPVKLSAGPGTPTLVVAHEQVWGWDYIENYLIGIGAFPAGDTSLFPVGGGGGVSVNWARPSYQQFTPGVRRTEPGQAVVYQGETLLQLPAHFKGRNLPDISLNADPFTGYYVYSSTDGGLIDGFGGTSFVAPQLNGISALAAQGTHGRVGFWNPMLYRFQRLYGASPFSPIVDITGGDNWFYTGISGYDAGAGLGVIDAAKLLNAMRLENRFN